The DNA segment ttaaTGTGGAGACCCTAATTAAACAGAGTCAATGATAGAACATTTAAGATTCTGAACATGTTGCAATAACATCTATGCACGATAGAACTAAATCAATGTGGCTTTCTTTTGAACCGCTTATATACCTTGTATGCCCACGATTATAATTATCCGTTAGTGTCTTATATCATGAATCACAATAAGGTCAATTTTGAACAATTTAAAAAGCTTAACTTTCAATTGCTAACAAAGCCAAAAGAAACTTACAGACTCACAAAGCGCAGGCCAGTGAGATGTATCATTCACCAATTTCTATCATCAGAAGTCAACAATGCAAAGAAGCAATTAGAGAGATGTCTTCCACGATGTTCAGAATTGTTGTGGCTGCCGCCTGATTAGGAAAAGAACACCGAAGTTAGcgatccataaaattaaaaaaccAGCAGTGTGTGTGCACCTCATGTAAAAtcggatataattaatttcatgtcCAAGAAATCACGTCGACAACATCTATTAAGAACTATATTCGATACATGCAATATTTTGGAAAGTGTGAAGAAGACACTGCCCATGATTTTTCCTCCACGCACTCTGCAACTACTTTCTCTCTATTTCTTCTGTCTGATCGGCGGCTCCCGATGTTGGATGTGACTAAATTAAGCAGCAAAACCACTGGATTAAGACGCAGAAAAACGATCGTTTCCATTTAGCTGGAAAAATCATTTAAGAACCAAGTAGATCATAGATTACATTCATCAATAGCTAAAAAGGGTTTCGTTCCAGAGCATCACGCCATAATGAAATCGATCGATACTAGTCCCAAGAGATTATTTCCATTTAGCAGGAAAAATCACTCAAGAACCAAGTAGATCATAGATCACATTCATCAATAGCTGAAAAGGGTCACGTTCCAGACCATCACGCCGTAATGAAATCGATCGATATTACTCCCAAGAGATTACGGCAATAGAAATTTTCATCAGACAACTAAATGAATCGAAGACGAGTTGGGATATTACCTACGGCCACCTCGACGAAATAGATCTTCGTAATATGGAGCGGAGGGATCGAGCTGGCTAAAGCCGATCTCGAAGTGTTCTCCACAAGGGGATCGAAATATGCTGCGCGCCAGAGGCGGGCTTTTTGAATATTATACGCCTGAGGAATCCGATCGAGGAGTTTGTTAGCGACGGGAACCGTGGGATTCATCGATCATGATGATTCGGTAGTTCTTCACGCGTTTAAGAGTCACTTGCAATAAATTCCCCGTAAAAAAGAATTACCGTCTCTCTTGTAAGGAAGGATAGGCAGAGGATAAGATGAGTTAGTTAAAACCAATGACGTGAGGAAGtacataaagattaaaaaaaattcattaaaaacaataaatAGAAATTGAATTAGTGATTAAGACATGACTTGTTCTCAAATTATGGTTTGTCCCTGTAATTTTGCAGAATGAAAAGGatgcaattatagcaattctagtATTTTTGTTCatgatctttcccaagccttgtGTAATTGATAACTGCTACCACCACTAAGTTTGGCAAGGAATTCTCGGTCCAAGAATAATACGTGgagaacaaaataacatgaataATAGGTGTGGTGACATTGCCACACTGGGAGCATATTCTTCTAAATTCTtgctaaagaaaatgaaattctAATCGAATCGACGATGCATGTAGAAAATCTTAACATTCCATTATCATCCCAAGTCAGAAACAATCTGGTGGATGTGTCTATTTTTTCTGATTTTCCATCCCTTCAGAAGCAAATGTAGGATGTTCACTATCGGGCAATCATACACCACATGAAACTGCACGAGAATAGTGAAATGTCAGCGTTGAGCAGCACTTGCATCCTTGTGATCAGGGTGATAGATAGTTGGAGATTTGTTGATTGATATCCAGACCTACAACAAAGAAATCATGGCAACAAAAAAACTGCATGATACCTTGAAAGAGTTAaggtccctttttgatgatgaaaacatgATAGAAATGTGAATCATGCATTTTCCAATAAACTCTTCAATAACAAGATTTTAGTCAACTTAGTATCCAATAATATGTTGGAACTAGGtctttgtaattttgataaaactATAAACAAGTAGCAGCAAACAACATTCCCTTTGTTGCTCATTTGGAGTCCTGCAGTTCAAAACACCTACCAGCTTAATTGATATCACTACATAAGATCATATTATAACAAATCAACCAtttttgtaaatttggacacgtgAAAACAAAGGAGGCGAAAGAGAAAACAATGAAATTGAAAActtcaaaataaataaacaaaatgatgggTGGCTTTTGACTAAATGGATAAATATCAAATGGTCATCATTATTGAAATAAAAGTGATTAAACAGTCTCTACAGATTTGTATATACATTATTGGCATGACATCCATGTTATGTAATGCTTACCATGATGCATCATCCAAAAGGAGCCAGATGATTTTCTTATACAACATGATTATAACACCCTCATTTGTTAAAATGACCACAtgatgttaaaagaatattcTCAGAATGTACATTTGAAACAGACATCAAGGCTCAGTTCCATAAGGAAAGTGTCCAAGAagtaaataaattttcaaaagaatGAATGAAATTAGTGACTAAGCTAATGTTTAACTTTATATATCCAATCTCTCACCAAGGGTGACGTTTCTACATAATGTGTTTAGGAGAAAATATTTTCAGCAATTACAAGTGGACATGAAGACACTATACCTACAATTTCATGCACCCGAGCTCAAGATAAACAAAAATCCAAACTCTTTCTGTGGCATACAATAAATTACTCGTACTCGAATTGCACATCAACATGAATATATTTCCTCATTAGACAAACTATAAATGAAGTAAAATTGGCCAACATCTGACGTTCTTCACGAGTTTTAGCCTCATTAAGAACACCATGAATGACTAATTTTTTGAGGTTCGGGCATCTTTCAATCATTCCAAAAACCCAGTGCCCAAAGTGCTCACTTATCACAGTCCATCCCAGTTCCAGTACTGCCAcatttcccaatgatgaggagccTCGCAAACCATAATGGAGCAACCCATCCCTTATTTCGTAACTCAATGAAAGATGCTTAAGCTGTGGGAAAGAAATAGCAATAGATTCTGAATCAATGATCTCATCCTCATCATCAAACACTACTCCCCAGAGCCTGAGTCTTCTCAATTTAgatgctctagatatcatatggtAGAATTTTGGCCATACAATCAGAAAGTTACTCACATCCACAACCTCCAAATGATCCATGCTCTCACCGATATCCAAATGAGTGACACTAACATCATCTATCTTCAAATGCCTAAGAGTACCCTTTCCAATTAGCTCAAAAAAATCAAGATTTAAGGCATTTAAGTTCAAGATCTCAAGATTATCTGCTTCCAAAATAATCTTATCGACACCTACTGATTTCGCATATAAGCACTTCAATGTTTGACTGCTCAGCTCCATTAAAGATTGAGAATCTGATGTGACAATTTCTAGAGCAtcaagtgtcaaagactcgattcTCGGACAGGCAGCCAGCAAGAGGCTCAAATCAAAGGCAGAGATATTAATATGTCTTAGAGAAAGAGATTTGAGGCAAGTAAATCGCTGGTAACTTGGTTCAACCCCGGTAATCAAATTATGATCCAAATCCAAGGTCTCTAGCTTCTGTCGACCACACTTCTCTAGAATGTTCACATTAGGTGTTGTGCGCACGTTATATGATAAGCTCCTTAGTGTTTCTCTAGTATACATGAGCCAAGCAATAACTGGAGCAGCTGAGAATTCATGGGCGCTGTCCATGTGAATTGAAAGACACTGCAAACCGATTGTTTGGAATATTGTCTGTGTTATGAGGATCTCCAACTGCCTGGTGGTGATGTCACGGGGCCAGTCGTCTGACTTAAAAGAAAGGGTATGTAGATGCTTCCTGCAGGCTTCTCTCCATTTCCGGCAAGTTGCAGAGGCAACAACAACATCCCGAGCAGCTCCAAGATGAGAAAGGATATTCCCGATGACTTCCACAGGAAGGTGCTCCATAAAAGGAAGAGAGTAACTCAGAAATATAGCAAATGATCTAGCCCTCGGTAATCATTCAATTCTGTGGATTACCAAGCCAACCGCCAGAATTGTGAACAACAATGCAGAACTCAGACAACCTGTTATTAGGAGAATAACGAGAATCAAACGCCGCATCTTTCTCCCCTGCAGCAGTCATAAAGAGACAAAAAGAATAGCATACCAACTGGAAAAATGAAGAAATCAACATCTAAAACAGATCATTCAAATGATTAATGAACAAAtccaaataaaataaaactaTCATATTCCAAGAAGCGGAAAAATAAAAAACCACAtaacaaaacaaaattttcttCTTAGGTCCGAAGTTCAAACAAGTATAGCAACATAGGTTGAATTATTCGTGGAAACCTGAATAGAAATCCTACAACGCAATTAAACCAAGATCTATCTTTTCCTCA comes from the Musa acuminata AAA Group cultivar baxijiao chromosome BXJ1-10, Cavendish_Baxijiao_AAA, whole genome shotgun sequence genome and includes:
- the LOC135595260 gene encoding F-box/LRR-repeat protein At1g67190-like, which translates into the protein MEHLPVEVIGNILSHLGAARDVVVASATCRKWREACRKHLHTLSFKSDDWPRDITTRQLEILITQTIFQTIGLQCLSIHMDSAHEFSAAPVIAWLMYTRETLRSLSYNVRTTPNVNILEKCGRQKLETLDLDHNLITGVEPSYQRFTCLKSLSLRHINISAFDLSLLLAACPRIESLTLDALEIVTSDSQSLMELSSQTLKCLYAKSVGVDKIILEADNLEILNLNALNLDFFELIGKGTLRHLKIDDVSVTHLDIGESMDHLEVVDVSNFLIVWPKFYHMISRASKLRRLRLWGVVFDDEDEIIDSESIAISFPQLKHLSLSYEIRDGLLHYGLRGSSSLGNVAVLELGWTVISEHFGHWVFGMIERCPNLKKLVIHGVLNEAKTREERQMLANFTSFIVCLMRKYIHVDVQFEYE